In Leclercia sp. LSNIH1, the genomic stretch GAAGGTGCAGAAGAGCTGTTAACCGATGCCGATGCGCTGGTCGAGAAATCGATCTGGCTGATTGGCGGCGACGGCTGGGCCTATGACATTGGCTTTGGCGGTCTGGACCATGTTCTCAGCCTGACCGAGAACGTGAACATTCTGGTGCTGGATACCCAGTGTTACTCCAATACCGGGGGCCAGGCCTCGAAGGCGACACCTCTGGGGGCGGTGACCAAGTTTGGCGAGCATGGCAAACGCAAGGCGCGTAAAGACCTGGGCGTCAGCATGATGATGTACGGTCATGTTTATGTGGCGCAGATCTCGCTGGGGGCACAGCTGAACCAGACGGTGAAAGCGATTCAGGAGGCGGAGGCCTATCCTGGCCCGTCGCTGATTATCGCCTACAGCCCTTGCGAAGAGCACGGATACGATCTGGCGCTGAGCCACGATCAGATGCGCCAGTTGACCGCGACGGGCTTCTGGCCGCTCTACCGCTTTGATCCGCGTCGTGCCGACGAGGGCAAACTGCCGCTGGCGCTGGATTCCCGCCCGCCGTCTGACGCGCTGGCAGAGACGCTGTTGCAGGAACAGCGGTTCCGTCGCCTCAACGCCCAGCAGCCCGAGGTGGCTGAGCAGCTGTGGAAAGACGCCGCCGCCGATCTGCAAAAACGCTATGACTTCCTGGCCCAGCTTGCCGGGAAAGCCGAAAAGTCGGCCAGCGAATAACCCGAAGCCCGGCCTGTCCGGGCTTTTCTTTACCGATAAAAAAAGCCCGCCAGAAAGTGTCTGGCGGGCGGCTCCTGTTTAGCGATAAATAACAGTACCTATATTAAAAAGTTATTTATGCGATAAACGGAAAAATAACTACAGGCATATAACACCGCTGATTTTACTGGTTTCAGGGGAGAATGGATAATTTTAGTTTTATATGGATTAATTAAACACATTCACCAAAATTATGACCATTTCTACAGCAGTAATTTCTTTAGATTTTACTTACCTGGTAACAATTATGTTTTATCGCTAAAAGAGAGAGTGATTTAGCATGGGACATCTTTCCAGCGCAGGAAGTTCCGTGGAAAGTTAAAAAATATTTAAATAAAAATAGCGTAAGGATTAGTCACAATGAAAAGAAAAGTACTGGCTCTCATGATTCCAGCTCTTTTAATGGCTGGCGCAGCAAATGCAGCAGAGGTTTATAATAAAGACGGCAATAAATTAGATCTGTACGGTAAAGTAGACGGTCTGCATTATTTCTCCGACAACAGCGGTGCTGACGGCGACCAGACCTATATCCGTATGGGCATTAAGGGCGAAACCCAGATTAACGATACCCTGACCGGCTACGGTCAGTGGGAATACAACGTCCAGGCAAACAACACGGAAGACTCTGGCAATCAGTCCTGGACCCGTCTGGCGTTTGCCGGTCTGAAAGTCGGCGATTACGGTTCATTTGATTATGGCCGTAACTACGGCGTGCTGTACGACGTGGAAGGCTGGACCGATATGCTGCCAGAGTTCGGCGGCGACTCCTACACCAAAGCCGATAACTTCATGACCGGCCGTGCGAACGGCGTTGCAACCTACCGTAACAGCGATTTCTTTGGCATGGTTGAAGGTCTGAACTTTGCCCTGCAGTACCAGGGTAACAACGAAGGCGATAATAACGGTAACGAAGGCACCAACAACGGCCGTGACGTGCGTTATGAGAACGGTGACGGCTTCGGTATCTCTACCTCCTACGACTTCGGCATGGGCCTCAGCGCAGCGGCGGCCTACACCTCTTCTGACCGTACCAACGACCAGGTGAGCAATACGACTGCGGGCGGCGACAAAGCGGATGCCTGGACCACTGGCCTGAAATATGACGCCAATAATATCTATCTGGCGGCCATGTATTCTGAAACCCGTAACATGACCCCTTATGGTGACGGTAAAAAAGCCAACACGGTAGCCAACAAAACCCAGAACTTTGAAGTTACCGCACAATACCAGTTCGATTCTGGCCTGCGTCCGGTTGTCTCTTACCTGCAGTCGAAAGGTAAAGATCTCGATAACGGCCAGGGCGATCAGGATCTGGTTAAATATGCTGAAGTGGGTGCGACTTACTACTTCAACAAAAATATGTCCACCTATGTGGATTATAAAATCAACCTGCTGGACGAAGATGACCAGTTCTATAAAGACAATGGCATCAGCACCGATGACATCGTCGCATTAGGTC encodes the following:
- the ompC gene encoding porin OmpC, with translation MKRKVLALMIPALLMAGAANAAEVYNKDGNKLDLYGKVDGLHYFSDNSGADGDQTYIRMGIKGETQINDTLTGYGQWEYNVQANNTEDSGNQSWTRLAFAGLKVGDYGSFDYGRNYGVLYDVEGWTDMLPEFGGDSYTKADNFMTGRANGVATYRNSDFFGMVEGLNFALQYQGNNEGDNNGNEGTNNGRDVRYENGDGFGISTSYDFGMGLSAAAAYTSSDRTNDQVSNTTAGGDKADAWTTGLKYDANNIYLAAMYSETRNMTPYGDGKKANTVANKTQNFEVTAQYQFDSGLRPVVSYLQSKGKDLDNGQGDQDLVKYAEVGATYYFNKNMSTYVDYKINLLDEDDQFYKDNGISTDDIVALGLVYQF